From the Myxococcales bacterium genome, one window contains:
- a CDS encoding protein-glutamate O-methyltransferase CheR, producing the protein MSDKMNLSKEEFEQLRDFVKKECGIAVGDEKSYLIETRLSTLVIEAGCESFGEFYTTVTEGKRTGMRDKIIDAMTTNETLWYRDAGPWTILQKSLLPRFCEQLQSGERNKIRIWSAASSTGQEPYSVALTILEYLKESGPPGVKEEMFEIHATDLSPSALFVAISARYDGLSISRGLEPDLRDRYFEKSGRVYSLCDRVKSRVAFKQFNLIESFDSFGKFDLVLCRNVLIYFSADLKRDIVGRIGETLIDNASFMVGASESLQGCMTKFSMKQCEGQFFYQRKPRGTG; encoded by the coding sequence AGTGCGGAATCGCTGTAGGTGACGAGAAGAGTTACCTGATAGAAACCCGACTCTCGACTCTGGTGATTGAAGCTGGCTGCGAATCGTTCGGTGAATTCTATACCACCGTGACCGAGGGCAAGCGCACGGGGATGCGAGACAAGATCATCGACGCGATGACGACGAACGAAACGCTTTGGTATCGCGATGCGGGTCCCTGGACCATCTTGCAGAAGTCACTGCTCCCTCGTTTCTGCGAACAGTTGCAGTCGGGTGAGCGCAATAAGATACGGATCTGGTCGGCCGCTTCGTCGACCGGGCAGGAACCTTATTCCGTCGCGCTTACGATTTTGGAGTACCTGAAAGAGTCCGGACCGCCCGGGGTCAAGGAAGAAATGTTTGAAATCCATGCAACGGATCTTTCCCCATCGGCGCTGTTTGTCGCGATATCCGCCCGCTACGACGGACTCTCGATCAGTCGCGGACTCGAACCGGATTTGCGAGATCGTTACTTCGAAAAGTCGGGGCGCGTGTACTCGCTCTGTGATCGAGTCAAATCCAGGGTCGCGTTCAAACAGTTCAATCTGATCGAGAGCTTCGACTCATTCGGGAAATTTGATCTTGTATTGTGCCGCAACGTCTTGATTTATTTCTCAGCGGACTTGAAGCGCGACATCGTCGGGCGAATCGGCGAGACGCTCATTGACAACGCAAGTTTCATGGTGGGTGCATCAGAATCTCTTCAAGGATGTATGACGAAGTTCAGTATGAAGCAGTGTGAAGGACAATTTTTCTACCAAAGAAAGCCGAGAGGTACAGGATGA